The following are encoded together in the Capsulimonas corticalis genome:
- the ppc gene encoding phosphoenolpyruvate carboxylase, which yields MSSLRTDSRPVDSEGGGELARDVRILGNALGNVLREQGGDALYERVERIRALTKEARRTQGRDPAEQELDALFAGMDFAAALPVLKAFTTFFQLINLAELKEIARVNRRRAAEASDAPRRESIRDAIRALKESGAGPEQMHDLIRALSIQLVFTAHPTESKRRSVQQKLHRLSNVLTRQEDPLLSHSEALALDAEIASEVEILWQTDEVRQRRLSVLDEARNVLFYFSQTLIAVTPRIYDDLRSALAEYYPGETFEIPTVLEFGSWIGGDRDGNPTITLDHTTEVLRLHADLVLSYYIPAIRSLSDKLSQSRHYVGISRELEQSLADDAARQPDVVAEAANRSQTEPYRRKMEFIWERLRDTQRRLNGLEATLPYASAAEFIHDLEIVDRSLRENNGVFAANRALAPFLNQARVFGFHLARLDIRDHKEKYIGALAAVFAPLGVDWNALDEDAKIALLEREIANPRPLIPAELDYDESVSETINLLRLAKTKTEQIGPEAIGSLIMSMASTVSDVLAMLLLAKEARLLKIHSDQFDSSVDVVPLFETIADLENAPGVLDTLLSNPVYRKNIDARGNQQEVMVGYSDSNKDGGYVTANWKLYVAQTKLAEVSRKHGVALRIFHGRGGAVGRGGGPANKAILAQPPGSIQGRLKITEQGEVIAARYFDERIAYRNLEQVVHAVLTASAEAAQPGHAEPKAEWIAAMDEISDDAFHAYRSLVYEDPEFVRFFHEATPIGELAQLNIGSRPPKRTASDKIEDLRAIPWVFSWMQSRYTLPGWYGIGAALGRYAARSPEHLACLQEMYRNWAFFTTTLDNAQMSLAKADMDIAAKYATLVSDENLRARVFGAIHKEYCDSVEIVCKIIGGDALLDNSPVLQKSIRLRNPYVDPLSYLQVELLSRLRTLPTDDGEGREGEDAERDAIRARRRDLRAAVLLSINGVAAGLKNTG from the coding sequence ATGTCAAGCTTGAGAACCGATTCGCGCCCCGTCGATTCCGAAGGCGGCGGCGAGCTAGCGCGCGATGTGCGCATACTGGGAAACGCTCTAGGGAATGTTTTGCGAGAGCAGGGAGGCGACGCTCTTTACGAACGCGTGGAAAGAATCCGGGCGCTGACCAAGGAAGCGCGGCGGACGCAGGGCCGGGATCCCGCCGAACAAGAGCTGGACGCCCTGTTCGCCGGCATGGACTTCGCGGCGGCGTTGCCCGTGCTCAAGGCGTTCACGACCTTCTTCCAGCTGATCAATCTCGCCGAACTCAAAGAGATCGCGCGCGTCAACCGCCGGCGCGCGGCGGAGGCGAGCGACGCCCCGCGCCGAGAATCGATCCGTGACGCGATCCGCGCGCTCAAAGAGTCCGGCGCCGGCCCGGAGCAGATGCACGACCTCATTCGCGCCCTCTCCATCCAGCTCGTGTTCACGGCGCATCCCACCGAATCCAAACGCCGCAGCGTCCAGCAAAAGCTGCATCGCTTGTCGAACGTGCTCACCCGTCAGGAAGACCCACTGCTTTCGCACAGCGAGGCGCTGGCGCTGGACGCGGAGATCGCCTCCGAAGTCGAGATTCTCTGGCAGACGGATGAAGTCCGCCAGCGCCGCCTGTCCGTATTGGATGAGGCGAGGAACGTCCTTTTCTACTTCAGCCAAACGCTGATCGCCGTCACCCCGCGTATCTACGACGATCTGCGCTCCGCGCTCGCCGAATACTACCCCGGCGAAACGTTCGAGATTCCCACCGTCCTGGAGTTCGGCTCCTGGATCGGCGGAGACCGCGACGGCAACCCGACCATCACGCTGGACCATACGACGGAAGTCCTGCGGCTGCACGCGGACTTAGTCCTTTCGTATTACATTCCTGCAATACGCAGCCTGAGCGACAAGCTCTCCCAGTCCCGTCACTATGTCGGGATCTCCCGCGAACTGGAGCAGTCGCTCGCGGATGACGCCGCGCGGCAGCCGGATGTCGTCGCGGAAGCCGCCAATCGAAGTCAGACCGAGCCGTATCGCCGCAAGATGGAGTTTATCTGGGAGCGCCTGCGCGACACCCAGCGCCGGCTCAACGGCCTGGAAGCGACCCTGCCCTACGCCAGCGCCGCCGAGTTCATCCATGATCTTGAGATTGTGGACCGATCGCTGCGCGAGAACAACGGCGTCTTCGCCGCAAACCGGGCTCTGGCGCCGTTCCTGAACCAGGCGCGCGTCTTCGGCTTCCACCTGGCCCGGCTCGATATCCGGGATCACAAAGAAAAGTATATCGGCGCGCTCGCCGCCGTATTCGCTCCGCTGGGCGTCGATTGGAACGCGCTGGACGAAGACGCGAAGATCGCGCTTCTGGAGCGTGAGATCGCCAACCCGCGCCCGCTGATCCCGGCCGAGCTGGATTACGACGAGTCCGTGAGCGAGACGATCAACTTGCTGCGTCTCGCCAAAACAAAGACCGAACAGATCGGGCCGGAAGCCATCGGGTCGCTGATTATGTCGATGGCGTCCACCGTCTCCGATGTCCTCGCTATGCTGCTGCTCGCGAAGGAAGCGCGTCTGCTCAAGATCCACAGCGATCAATTCGACTCGAGCGTGGATGTGGTTCCGCTGTTCGAGACGATCGCCGATCTCGAGAATGCGCCCGGCGTTCTGGACACCCTGCTCTCCAATCCCGTGTATCGCAAGAACATCGATGCGCGCGGCAACCAGCAGGAGGTCATGGTCGGCTACTCGGACAGCAACAAAGACGGCGGCTATGTGACGGCGAACTGGAAGCTCTACGTCGCGCAGACAAAGCTTGCGGAAGTCTCGCGCAAGCACGGCGTCGCGCTCCGTATCTTCCACGGACGCGGCGGCGCCGTGGGACGCGGCGGCGGTCCGGCGAACAAGGCCATTCTCGCGCAGCCGCCCGGCAGCATTCAAGGGCGTCTCAAGATCACCGAGCAAGGCGAAGTGATCGCGGCGCGGTACTTCGACGAACGGATCGCGTATCGAAACCTGGAGCAGGTCGTTCACGCCGTGCTGACCGCCAGCGCCGAGGCCGCGCAGCCCGGCCATGCGGAGCCGAAGGCCGAGTGGATCGCCGCCATGGATGAAATCTCCGATGACGCTTTTCACGCATATCGCTCGCTGGTCTATGAAGATCCGGAGTTCGTCCGCTTCTTCCATGAGGCAACGCCGATCGGCGAATTGGCCCAGCTCAATATCGGGTCACGACCGCCCAAACGCACGGCGTCGGACAAGATCGAGGATCTGCGCGCCATTCCGTGGGTCTTCTCCTGGATGCAGAGCCGCTACACGCTGCCCGGCTGGTACGGGATCGGCGCGGCCCTCGGCCGCTACGCCGCGCGCTCGCCGGAGCACTTAGCCTGCCTGCAAGAGATGTATCGCAACTGGGCGTTCTTTACCACGACGCTGGACAACGCGCAGATGTCGCTGGCTAAGGCCGACATGGACATCGCGGCCAAGTACGCCACACTGGTTTCCGATGAGAATCTGCGCGCGCGTGTGTTTGGAGCGATCCACAAGGAATACTGCGATTCCGTGGAGATCGTCTGTAAGATCATCGGGGGCGACGCGCTGCTGGACAACAGCCCGGTGCTGCAAAAATCCATCCGGCTGCGCAACCCGTACGTGGATCCGCTGAGCTATCTGCAAGTGGAGCTGTTAAGCCGGCTGCGCACGCTGCCGACGGACGACGGCGAGGGGCGTGAGGGAGAAGACGCGGAGCGAGACGCCATCCGCGCGCGGCGCCGCGACCTGCGCGCGGCGGTGCTGCTATCGATCAACGGCGTGGCCGCCGGTCTCAAGAACACGGGCTAG
- a CDS encoding proteasome accessory factor PafA2 family protein — MDKRIIGIETEFGCMVRDDAAGTPEMIVEQVKDHAFYKDKLGLIDLHARDYAFEPARCGGFLRSGGRLYIDAVGSHMEYATPECTEFKDVVAYDKAGRVILNRLLRELNLQDQVSFHSNSVDHFGGHTFGCHENYLVQIDDQNFLEALASLMPFLVTRQIFAGVGRVGGHRLNYKSLKNNIMTISDYEVDYQWVGNFYGVEVDPTVDFQLSQRADHIVKTISSRVRFNRAIINPKWDSYYNYLNMHRLHILFGECNMSEYATLMKVGTTSIALDLIEDGVVLHDVELRDALDALKSVSRDPTWKWIVTRKDGATIKAVDLQRLYLNAAKKRYTGRDEQTDYVLGEWEYVLDTLEKDPYLLSDKLDWVAKRKMLEEFMEADGEVKWGDDVLHSLDLEYHNVSPDDGLYYGLEQAGLVERVTTDRRIFEAMTTPPQTTRAKGRGMVIDKLLATNYRDYVIDWDLIYLSKRLHLEMKEPFNTYTEEAKIFSSGLA, encoded by the coding sequence ATGGATAAGAGAATTATTGGGATCGAGACCGAGTTCGGCTGTATGGTCCGTGACGACGCCGCCGGCACGCCCGAAATGATCGTCGAGCAGGTCAAGGACCATGCGTTCTACAAGGACAAGCTGGGCCTGATCGATCTGCACGCGCGCGACTACGCCTTCGAGCCTGCGCGGTGCGGCGGATTTCTGCGCAGCGGCGGGCGTCTCTATATCGACGCCGTCGGGTCGCACATGGAGTACGCCACGCCCGAGTGCACGGAGTTCAAGGACGTTGTGGCCTACGACAAAGCCGGTCGCGTGATCCTCAACCGCCTGCTGCGCGAGCTCAATCTTCAGGACCAGGTCTCTTTCCATTCCAACTCCGTGGACCACTTTGGCGGCCACACATTCGGCTGCCATGAGAATTACCTCGTCCAGATCGACGATCAGAATTTTCTTGAGGCCCTCGCGAGCTTGATGCCGTTTCTCGTGACGCGGCAGATCTTCGCGGGCGTCGGCCGCGTCGGCGGGCACCGGCTCAACTACAAGAGCCTCAAGAACAATATCATGACCATCTCGGATTACGAGGTGGACTACCAGTGGGTCGGCAACTTCTACGGCGTCGAAGTCGATCCGACGGTCGATTTCCAGTTGTCGCAGCGCGCGGACCACATCGTCAAGACGATCTCCTCGCGTGTTCGCTTTAACCGGGCGATCATCAATCCGAAGTGGGATTCGTACTACAACTATCTCAACATGCATCGCCTGCACATTCTGTTTGGCGAGTGCAATATGAGCGAGTATGCGACCCTGATGAAGGTTGGGACGACCAGCATCGCTTTGGACCTGATCGAAGACGGCGTGGTGCTGCACGATGTGGAGTTGAGGGACGCTCTGGATGCGCTCAAGAGCGTTTCGCGCGATCCGACCTGGAAGTGGATCGTGACCCGCAAGGACGGCGCCACGATCAAGGCCGTCGATTTGCAGCGTCTCTATCTGAACGCCGCCAAAAAACGCTACACGGGCCGCGACGAGCAGACGGATTATGTGCTCGGCGAATGGGAGTACGTGCTGGATACGCTGGAGAAAGACCCGTATCTGCTGTCCGACAAATTGGACTGGGTCGCCAAGCGCAAGATGCTGGAAGAGTTCATGGAGGCGGACGGCGAAGTGAAGTGGGGCGACGACGTTCTGCATTCTCTGGACTTAGAGTACCATAACGTCAGCCCGGACGACGGGCTTTACTATGGCCTGGAGCAAGCGGGACTGGTGGAGCGCGTCACGACCGACCGGCGGATCTTCGAAGCCATGACCACGCCGCCGCAGACGACGCGCGCGAAGGGCAGGGGAATGGTCATCGACAAGCTCCTCGCCACCAACTATCGCGACTACGTCATCGACTGGGACCTGATCTATCTCTCGAAGCGCCTGCATCTGGAGATGAAGGAACCGTTCAACACTTATACGGAAGAAGCGAAGATCTTCTCGTCGGGACTGGCGTAA
- a CDS encoding proteasome subunit alpha — MPFPTTEARGSLSELITQGIVAADRLPMPTPVPNVPGYKDIETHGTTVIAVKYKDGLINVADRRATAGYTIMYDQAEKVLALDDHTLISISGSFAKSVEVVRYLRHTFKYFERSQLQPMSQEGKLMELQRVIANNMPAALQGIGAFIPVLSTFDTEENQGRIYFYDAMGGQFETAEYGAAGSGSAPIRGAFEYILRTKGPFRNMDRLTALKETITLLEIAADLDTATGGSAKFLPAAKYITADGIHDFTDDEIKSALGRA, encoded by the coding sequence ATGCCATTCCCAACCACCGAAGCGAGAGGATCGCTGTCGGAATTAATCACCCAGGGCATCGTCGCCGCCGACCGATTGCCGATGCCGACGCCCGTTCCGAACGTGCCGGGCTACAAAGATATCGAGACGCACGGGACGACCGTCATCGCCGTCAAGTACAAAGACGGCCTGATCAATGTCGCCGACCGCCGCGCGACCGCGGGTTATACGATCATGTATGACCAGGCCGAGAAAGTCCTGGCGCTCGACGACCATACGCTGATCTCGATTTCGGGATCGTTCGCCAAGAGTGTCGAAGTTGTGCGTTATCTGCGCCACACTTTCAAATACTTCGAGCGATCGCAGCTTCAGCCGATGTCTCAAGAAGGCAAGCTGATGGAGCTCCAGCGCGTGATCGCGAACAACATGCCGGCGGCCCTGCAAGGGATCGGCGCGTTTATCCCAGTTCTTTCGACGTTCGACACCGAGGAGAACCAGGGACGCATCTACTTCTACGACGCCATGGGCGGCCAGTTCGAGACGGCCGAGTACGGCGCGGCGGGTAGCGGTTCGGCGCCGATCCGGGGCGCGTTTGAGTACATCCTGCGCACCAAGGGACCGTTCCGCAATATGGACCGTCTCACGGCGCTCAAGGAAACGATCACGCTGCTGGAGATCGCCGCCGATCTCGACACGGCGACCGGCGGCTCGGCCAAGTTCCTGCCGGCGGCCAAATACATTACCGCCGACGGTATTCACGACTTTACGGACGATGAGATTAAGAGCGCCCTCGGCCGCGCGTAA
- a CDS encoding ubiquitin-like protein UBact: MPTMDDDRATRPAGPVDPLRKEGDEKGPTKPDVERPDRSDLLKRMKRVDPDQARKYRQRSGE; this comes from the coding sequence ATGCCGACAATGGATGACGATCGCGCCACACGCCCCGCCGGCCCCGTCGACCCGCTCCGCAAGGAAGGCGACGAAAAGGGACCGACCAAGCCCGACGTCGAACGCCCCGACCGCAGCGACCTGCTCAAGCGCATGAAGCGCGTCGACCCCGATCAAGCGCGGAAGTACCGGCAGCGCAGCGGGGAGTAG